The genomic region GGCCTGCTGAACCTGCGGACGCGCCTGATGTGGCTGGTGCTGGCCCTGCCGGTGCTGGTCAACCTGGCCTGGTTTCTGCGGCTGGTCATTCGGATTTTCTTCATCGGCGACAGCTTCCAGAACCTGACCCTTCCCACGTACACCTACGCTCTGGGCATTCAGATTTTTTACCACTGCGTGTATATCGTGGTGTACGAAGGTTTCTACTGCATGCAACAGTGGAAAGAAGCCCATCTGCACAAGGAAGCCCTTCAAAAAGCCGCCCTGCAGGACCAGCTGGATTCGCTGAAGCACCAGGTCAACCCGCACTTTCTGTTCAACAGCCTGAATGCCCTGACGACCCTCATTTCGGAAGACCCGGCACGCGCCGAAGCGTTCGTTGACGAAATCAGCAGCGTTTATCGCTATCTGCTCCGGACGAATCTGAACGAGCTGGTCACCCTCCGCGAAGAACTGGCCTTTCTGGAATCGTATTTTCACCTGTACAAAACGCGGTACGGCAACGCCATTCAGCTCACCTACGATATTCCGGCGCCCTATCCCGACTTCCGGATGGTGCCTCTGACGTTGCAGACGCTGGTCGAGAACGCGGTCCGGCACAACATTATTTCGGCCGATCAGCCGCTGGTCATCCGCCTCCACATCGAAAAGGAAGAACTGGTCATCAGCAATAATCTCCAGCGCAAACGGAATACGTTCCGGCCCAACGAGGGAGAACTGGCCACGCTGGCCGCCCGGTACAGGCAGATTGGCCAGGGCCAGATTACGATTCGCGAGACGGAGGACACGTTTGTTGTCTCCCTGCCGCTACTGACCGAAAACCTGCTGATCACCAACTGAACGACCGATGCTGAAACCCGTCAACGATAACGTTCTGCGCCTGCTCGGTCCGATCGTGCTGTATGCGTTCGTCGGGTTCTTTTTCCGGCTTGACTGGTACCTCACGCTGCCGCCGCAGACCCTGCTGAAAAACGACCTCATTGCGCTTACGGCCGGTTTGATCTGCTGGCAGATTGCGCGTTGGGTGGTTCTGCGGGTGCAGGCCCGCTGGCCGGGTTTTGACAACACGCCCCGGCGGATTCTGCTGCTGCTGCTCCTGCTGCCTTTGCTGGCCAATTTTGCCTGGCTGCTGCGGCACTCCGCCCGGTATCTCATCGACGGGCAGTTCCTGTATTTCAAAACCGCCGTGGAGCTTGGGCGCACGCTCGGCATCCAGCTCTTTTACCATTTTATCTATTACGTGATTTACGAAGGCGGTTACATCCTGCGGGAATGGCAGCGGACGTATATTCAGAAGGAAGAACTGGAAAAGAGCAATCTGCAAACCCGCCTGTCCTCGCTCCAGCACCAGGTCAGTCCGCATTTTCTGTTCAACAGCCTGAACTCGGTTTCGTCGCTCATCAGCGAAAATCCGCAGCAGGCCGAAGAATTTGTGGAAGAACTGAGTTCGGTCTACCGGTATCTGCTCCGGGCCAACGAGGAAAGCCTTACGCCGCTTGCCACCGAGCTGGAATTCATCCAGTCATACTATCACCTGCTGCAAACGCGACATGGCGATGCCCTCAAACTGATTCTGAATATCGAACC from Tellurirhabdus rosea harbors:
- a CDS encoding sensor histidine kinase is translated as MLFLVGTLFFRLDWYFELSLSTLVRADLVALTAGYICWELARWVIQRLQKRFPGLLNLRTRLMWLVLALPVLVNLAWFLRLVIRIFFIGDSFQNLTLPTYTYALGIQIFYHCVYIVVYEGFYCMQQWKEAHLHKEALQKAALQDQLDSLKHQVNPHFLFNSLNALTTLISEDPARAEAFVDEISSVYRYLLRTNLNELVTLREELAFLESYFHLYKTRYGNAIQLTYDIPAPYPDFRMVPLTLQTLVENAVRHNIISADQPLVIRLHIEKEELVISNNLQRKRNTFRPNEGELATLAARYRQIGQGQITIRETEDTFVVSLPLLTENLLITN
- a CDS encoding sensor histidine kinase; the protein is MLKPVNDNVLRLLGPIVLYAFVGFFFRLDWYLTLPPQTLLKNDLIALTAGLICWQIARWVVLRVQARWPGFDNTPRRILLLLLLLPLLANFAWLLRHSARYLIDGQFLYFKTAVELGRTLGIQLFYHFIYYVIYEGGYILREWQRTYIQKEELEKSNLQTRLSSLQHQVSPHFLFNSLNSVSSLISENPQQAEEFVEELSSVYRYLLRANEESLTPLATELEFIQSYYHLLQTRHGDALKLILNIEPAYTAYQIPPLTLQLLVENAVKHNIILPEQPLVIQITTDKKAQLTVSNNLQRKNVQVFSHGIGLANILKKYRVMGQQEPTVQERNDRFEVILPLVEN